The sequence TTCCGATAAGACAAGGGTGTCGTGCGCAGTGATGTCTGTTTAGGGTCACGACAGCAAATAAGAGACGACAGTAATTGCGAATGGGGGCATTCTGTATGTGAGTGAGTGTGTATGCGTGTGTTTTATTATGTACATATAAATGTTTCTATGCTACTGGAAGGTTTTCAAATATCACTTTGATTAGATTCTTGTACTTCAACCAGATCGATTTATAATTTAGTGGAATATTTGAATCCGCTTTCATCACCAATTGAGTTAGCAATAGTTGCATCGATTTAGATTGTAGGTACCTTAGtttgaaaaaatacaaGTAAAAAATTGATGCTAGGATCGTGTAAAGATCGTTTTTCGTGACCATTAAGACAGGGAATTTAACGAGTAGTAACGGCAATTTAATAAGGGTCAATTTCAAACAGGTAATAATCTCAAAGAATTGTGCCatttgaaagaagaagttgCTGTAgttattgatgaaattcGTGAAGTTGTTGTTAaccaaatttttaaagatggAATTAATTGGTAAAAATGGTAATAAATTCTCTTTAAAATAGTTCAAGAAATGGAACACCGAGAAGACCATCAGTGGATACAGGACCCCACTTATCATGACCATTTGTGTAATGGCCAATATCAAAAAGAAGGCCACCAGCACGAAATATTGCAAGTTATCCAGAGTTTTCAAAATCCTGAAGAACTGTCTCAAACTGACAAACCTCAATTGCCCGCTCTTGTAAAATTGGTAGAGAACGACAGTGTAAGTGACCGAGACGTACAGCAGACACATCTCATAGTGGTAGAGCTGGTTGTTCCACGACCAGAACGACAGATGCAGGCAAACGAAATGGTAGAGAGCCAAAAAATGGCCGAGGAACCAATAAAATTGAGGTTGCCTTAACCTTGTCCTCAGCAGGGCCGATAAAGGGTACGCTTGATGAACGCTGCTTGGACTTGCACCATTGGCATTGCCACCGCCCGTCATTGCTATTAGAGAGTGTGATGCAAATAATGTTATGAATGgcttcttcaataataatataataataacaataaaaagtAAGATGGAGGCAGGTAAAAAGCACTAGCACTGGTTTCCGCTTGCCAAAAGCCACTGGTGACAAACGCAGGTGTCAAAGAAATAAGAGTCCCAGAAAGAACGAACCACTCTCTTTATATACCATTGTGGTCTCTGTATTCCAAGGTTGGTGATGGGTTGAGAACAATGGGCGTTGGCAGGTGAAGTTTGTGccattaaaatttttttttgccGAGCGGTTACCCGGGTGAAACGAGGCCGGGTCACCGGTGCTGGGCCAGAGAGAGACACGCGGATGAAGCAGTGTGGCAGCATGCATGCTGCCACACACGGGTATACCGCCATACCGGCATATGAACACACTAACATACTGACACGCCGACACTAACATACCGACACACTGACGCTGACACTGACACTGGCGCTGACACTGACACTGGCGCCGGCCCGGCACTGGCACCAGATCGTTTTTCCCGATCAGGGCATACCGTAAACACGGCCGCCGCCCGCCCCGGGAACGGGAGATCCGCCCGTCGTCGCAAATGACACCGCGCTTCCGCGCTCTCTCTTCACAAAACAAGAAACACGAACTATCAACAACACAACAACGACCacttttcaaataaacaattgaCGATAAACAAATCAACAATAGATAGTCAGTTAGAGTTAGAGCTGACATGGTTTCAACACTTACCTGTCCGTTTTGTAGTGAGTGCTAAGGTGGGTTTGCTGATAAGGTCAGTGCTGTAGATCAGAGTTTAGGTGTTTGCCGCAATCATAGAACTGCAATATCATCATTGTGCACGCAAATACCCACatacatacacacacacacacacacacacacatatatatataaatataactatatattcatatattcaCGGTTATTAGGCATACTTTCATATTATTCTTCCATTCTGCTTATTGGCGTCGGTATACATTGTTACTCACACTATCAAGCAAGGACAAACAAATGAGAGAGATTATTCACATATCAACAGGTCAATGTGGTAACCAGATCGGTGCTGCGTTCTGGGAAACTATTTGTGGTGAACATGGGTTGGATTTCAACGGTAACTACCATGGCCACGACGATTTACAAAAAGCTAAACTAGGTGTCTATTTCAATGAAGCTTCTTCCGGTAAATGGGTGCCAAGATCCGTCAACGTCGATTTAGAACCGGGGACTATCGATGCTGTTAGAAACTCTGCTATGGGTAACTTATTCAGACCTGACAACTACATTTTTGGTCAATCTTCGGCAGGTAATGTTTGGGCAAAAGGTCATTACACTGAAGGTGCCGAATTAGTCGATTCGGTTCTAGATGTTATTAGAAGGGAAGCTGAAGGTTGTGATTCTTTGCAAGGTTTCCAAATTACACATTCCTTAGGTGGTGGTACCGGTTCAGGTATGGGTACGCTATTGATTTCCAAGATAAGAGAAGAGTTTCCAGATAGAATGATGGCTACTTTCTCCGTGGTGCCTTCTCCAAAGACGTCAGACACCGTTGTGGAGCCATATAACGCCACTTTATCCGTACATCAATTAGTCGAACATTCAGATGAAACGTTCTGTATCGACAACGAGGCTCTGTACGATATTTGTCAAAGAACTTTAAAGTTAAACCAACCTTCCTATGGAGATTTAAACAAATTGGTATCCAGTGTCATGTCTGGTGTCACCACTTCTTTACGTTATCCAGGTCAATTGAATTCAGATTTAAGAAAATTGGCAGTCAATTTGGTGCCATTCCCAAGACTACATTTCTTCATGGTTGGTTATGCGCCATTGACAGCCATTGGCACACAGTCCTTCAGATCTTTAAGCGTGCCAGAGTTGACACAACAAATGTTCGATGCTAGAAATATGATGGCTGCTTCGGACCCAAGAAATGGTAGATACTTGACTGTCGCTGCCTTCTTCAGAGGTAAAGTATCAGTTAAAGAAGTAGAAGATGAGATGCTAAAGGTTCAAACCAGAAATTCGTCGTATTTCGTCGAATGGATTCCAAACAATGTCCAAACTGCAGTATGTTCCGTTCCTCCAAAAGATCTCGATATGTCCGCCACCTTCATTGGTAACTCCACTTCCATCCAAGAATTATTCAAGAGAGTTGGTGACCAATTCAGCGCTATGTTCAAGAGAAAAGCTTTCTTGCATTGGTACACAAGTGAAGGTATGGATGAAATGGAATTTTCAGAAGCTGAGTCTAACATGAACGATTTAGTAAGTGAATACCAACAATACCAAGAAGCTACTGtagaagatgatgaagaagaaattgattacGCTAATGATGATCAGCcagttattgaaaattttgattaaatGATCAAAGTGAAGAAATTCCAACaagaatacaaaaaaacaacaactaTAAATACAGTACCAATAAGCCccaaaaaatcaaaaaaaactaaacacaataatattaaaaaagaataatcaCAACCTTACATATCCATTTTACCCTTCAATCTGTtgttatttcattaatcCCACCACACACACCACACTCTTCAAATctcttcatttttcataGTAAGATTTATCACAAACTAAATGATATCTCTTTTCAcctattttttaaaaatactTTATTCTCTCTATcttaattattaaataacaCACGATGTATAATTAACTAAATGCAATTTTGGCTATAACAAATCCTCACTCAAATCGTTCCAGAAACTTGCAACTTTGAATTAATCATCACCATAACCATTCATCAATAGTTATGATTAAGATGTGTATTACTGTCATTAAGGTCTCTTTAGCAGTTGCCTTCTCATCAACTCATCTTCCACGAACACACCATATTGGAAAAGTTCACTTGTACGCCTTGTTCTTAcatattgaatttttcacttcCTCAGTTCTGCGGCATATTCTGGGCACATAGgaaaaatagaaaagaaTCTAGACAAATGTATCACCAGCAGTtacataatatatatatataaactataTTTTAATCATCCACAAACCATCTTTAAATGTTCGTTGGAGTTGTCGTGTCATAGTAATGAGTATTGAATGACCATAAATTTGTCTCACTAGATATATCAAGATAGTTGTTGCTTCTATAGTTGTCCAGAAAATAGATAATTGCAGTCAGAATTCCAAGCACCATGCTGACAAAGAGAAGATGGgttctttcttctttaaagaGTAGAGTATTATGTTTCTCAAAAGATAGATTCATCTCTACAAAGGCTTCTCTTTTACTTAACCAGGCGAATAATGCTGATGTGGCGAAGATGAATCATATTAATGGGAatccaaatttaaatattcgTGATTTAGGTTTTATGAAATCCTCAGACGTGAGTTTGGCTCCAAATTTTTCACAGTTTGATAATTCTCAAAGTTCTGTGAATTTAGTCTCCTCCCACAAGAGAGACGTCATGCAACTTTGGTCTCTTTTGGAGGCGTGCTTGCATTCAAATTATATGGAAAGAGCTTTCTCcattttgaaatcattatACACAGTTCAACATCACAGATCATATTTCATTGatgattataatttttatttaatgaaatttgtGGAGAATTGTGGAAGTATCTCTGAGTTACAGAAAAAAGTGAAAACTGACTTACAAAAACATTTTCCAGAGACtgaatataatgataagACATTAGCGATAATGATCCATCATGCGTTATCATTCAAATCGTCAACAGGTAAATCTAGCGATGAAGGTGAAATTGCAAATGCAATTAAaacttattttttaatggGTAACAACGGattaagaaaaattgtTTCCTTTGTTGATGTTTTTACTGTAGAAGATTACAACAAACTGTATTCCAAATACAATGCTATCAGCTTAATGGATATACCTCCTGTCATGAGACCATTAGTGAAGGATGAATCACCTGTAAATAACGATCTTGTAAATACTATTATTGGTTCTCAGAGAGATAATACACATAATTTAGCATCAGATGGTAATGAAACCGCTGATGATTCTTCCGCTGTAAATATGAATGCCGATCAAGAAGTAATTCCTAAGCTAGATTTTGATGCAACGGTTACAACTGTAGACAAAGATGCAAGTAAACTAGTTGCTGTAGATACTATTGGTATGAAAGTTGTTAGACATACTCTATTAGGGTTGacattaaatgaaaatcagaagaaaaaaattaaaagtttCCATTTTGAAGctgataaaaatttattgaacaTTGATGAACAAAAAACTATAGATTTTTATGAATTGTCAAATTCTTTGACAAATGAAGCAGAACGTGAACGTTTCGAAGACGctttaaatgaatttaacCAGGATAGACAGAGAGCTCTAGAATTAAGAGCAACAAATGCTGCAAAGGAACGGTGGAAGtatgattttgaagaagCAAAGGCTAGAGGTGACATTTccattaaaaaaaatttgaatgtTAAACTATGGGAGTGGTACACTAAGATGTTGCCATATGTAAAacaagaaattgaaaaatgtaaGGAAGTTATGAACTCCACCGAAAAAAAAAGCACAGTATCTAGACAAAATAGATTAAGAATGGAATATGCTCCATATTTTACTTTGGTCGACCCTGAAAAAATGTGTGTAATTACTATCCtagaattattgaaattaaattctaCTGGTGGAATTATCGAGGGGATGAGAACAGCTAGGGCTGTCATTGCCGTAGGCAAGGCTATAGAAATGGAATTCAGATCTGAACagcttttaaaaaatgaatcacACATTTTTAAGGAAATTAAGCAATCTCAAAACTTAAAAAGATTTGTTAGAAGTGCAAAATCGAGATTTAGGTCAATCAAAATAGAGCAATCTAAAATCATTTGGTCCCAACCAGCTCGTGCTAAGATTGGTTCAATAATGATCTCcaatttaattaatgttGCAAAAATTGAAGTCGGGGGCATGGATCCGGTAACCAAAGAAAAAGTTTACGGTGAAGTACCAGCTTTCTCTCATAGTTATCAGTATCATAATGGTTTAAAATTAGGTGTGTTAAAAATCCATAAATCTTTAGTCCATCAATTAAACGGTGAAAGAATGGTAGCTGCTGTACAGCCTCAACTGCTGCCAATGTTGGTTGCTCCAAGGGAATGGAAGAACTGGAAATGCGGTGGTTATTATTACACTCAATCCACTCTAATTAGATCTAAAGATTCACCAGAACAAGTCGCTTATTTAAAAGCAGTATCAGATGCAGGTGCTATTGATCGAGTATACCATGGCTTAAATGTCCTAGGATCCACGCCTTGGACTgtaaatagaaaaattttcaatgttaTCTCCGAAGTTTGGAATACAGGGAAACCATTCTTGGATATTCCTGGTATACAAAATACcttaaatttattacctCCACCAGCTAAAGATGCTGATCCTTCAATTATCAGACAAtggaaattaaaaaataaggATATagcaaataaattttcGAGTAACAGATCTGTTAGATGTGATTCCAATtataaattagaaattgCAAGAGCCTTCCTTGGTGAAAAGATATACTTTCCTCATAACTTGGATTTCAGAGGCCGTGCCTATCCTTTATCTCCTCATTTTAACCATTTAGGTAATGACATGAGTAGAggtttattaatattttggaGAGGTAAACAACTAGGCGCATCCGGGCTAAAATGGCTCAAAGTCCATTTATCTAACCTGTATGGTTTTGACAAGGCTTCATTAGAAGACCGTGTGCGTTTTGCTGAAGAAAATATGGAAAACATTAAAGATTCAGCAGAGAATCCATTGAATGGGAAAGGATGGTGGAAGTCCGCTGATAAACCTTGGCAAGCGCTTTCGACATGtattgaattaaatgagGCTTTCAAGTTGGAAAACCCAGAAGATTTCATTTCTCATCAACCTGTCCATCAAGATGGTACTTGTAATGGTTTGCAACATTATGCTGCTCTGGGTGGTGACTGTGAAGGTGCAAAACAAGTTAATTTGAAACCTAGTGATAAACCAATGGATGTTTACAAATATGTTGCCAATTTAGTAGTCGAAAGATTAAAGAAGGAGGCAGCTGGGGGGGATGAGAAAGCTAAAGTGTTACAAGATAAAATCACTAGAAAAGTGGTAAAACAGACAGTAATGACAAATGTCTACGGTGTAACATATGTCGGTGCAACCTTTCAAATAGACAAACAGCTTTCAGACGTTTTTGAAAATCGTAACCAATCCTTAGAATTATCGAAGTATTTAACTAGACACGTTTTTATGGCAATCCGTGAATTGTTTCATGGTGCACATCTAATTCAAGATTGGTTAGGGGAATGTTCTAATAAAATCTCAAGATCAATTAGACTAGAcgttaatgaaaaatcattcaaaaatcaaaacaAACCTGATTTTATGTCATCAGTTATCTGGACAACACCTTTAGGTCTGCCAATCGTTCAACCTTATCGTGAAGGCAGTAAAAAGCAAGTGAGAACAAACCTTCAAACGGTATTTATTAGTGATCCTTTTTCTATCAATCCTGTTAATGCTAGAAGACAAAAGGCAGGTTTCCCACcaaattttattcattCATTAGATGCGTCTCATATGTTATTATCAGCTTCTGCATGTGGTGAGAAAGGTTTAGATTTTGCGTCTGTTCATGATTCATATTGGACCCATGCTTGCGACATTGATATTATGAATAAAGCTTTAAGAGACCAATTTGTTGCAT comes from Tetrapisispora phaffii CBS 4417 chromosome 4, complete genome and encodes:
- the TPHA0D00290 gene encoding uncharacterized protein is translated as MSALTLTDYLLLICLSSIVYLKSGRCCVVDSSCFLFCEERARKRGVICDDGRISRSRGGRRPCLRYALIGKNDLVPVPGRRQCQCQRQCQCQRQCVGMLVSACQYVSVFICRYGGIPVCGSMHAATLLHPRVSLWPSTGDPASFHPGNRSAKKNFNGTNFTCQRPLFSTHHQPWNTETTMVYKESGSFFLGLLFL
- the RPO41 gene encoding DNA-directed RNA polymerase (similar to Saccharomyces cerevisiae RPO41 (YFL036W); ancestral locus Anc_8.28), with the protein product MLTKRRWVLSSLKSRVLCFSKDRFISTKASLLLNQANNADVAKMNHINGNPNLNIRDLGFMKSSDVSLAPNFSQFDNSQSSVNLVSSHKRDVMQLWSLLEACLHSNYMERAFSILKSLYTVQHHRSYFIDDYNFYLMKFVENCGSISELQKKVKTDLQKHFPETEYNDKTLAIMIHHALSFKSSTGKSSDEGEIANAIKTYFLMGNNGLRKIVSFVDVFTVEDYNKLYSKYNAISLMDIPPVMRPLVKDESPVNNDLVNTIIGSQRDNTHNLASDGNETADDSSAVNMNADQEVIPKLDFDATVTTVDKDASKLVAVDTIGMKVVRHTLLGLTLNENQKKKIKSFHFEADKNLLNIDEQKTIDFYELSNSLTNEAERERFEDALNEFNQDRQRALELRATNAAKERWKYDFEEAKARGDISIKKNLNVKLWEWYTKMLPYVKQEIEKCKEVMNSTEKKSTVSRQNRLRMEYAPYFTLVDPEKMCVITILELLKLNSTGGIIEGMRTARAVIAVGKAIEMEFRSEQLLKNESHIFKEIKQSQNLKRFVRSAKSRFRSIKIEQSKIIWSQPARAKIGSIMISNLINVAKIEVGGMDPVTKEKVYGEVPAFSHSYQYHNGLKLGVLKIHKSLVHQLNGERMVAAVQPQLLPMLVAPREWKNWKCGGYYYTQSTLIRSKDSPEQVAYLKAVSDAGAIDRVYHGLNVLGSTPWTVNRKIFNVISEVWNTGKPFLDIPGIQNTLNLLPPPAKDADPSIIRQWKLKNKDIANKFSSNRSVRCDSNYKLEIARAFLGEKIYFPHNLDFRGRAYPLSPHFNHLGNDMSRGLLIFWRGKQLGASGLKWLKVHLSNLYGFDKASLEDRVRFAEENMENIKDSAENPLNGKGWWKSADKPWQALSTCIELNEAFKLENPEDFISHQPVHQDGTCNGLQHYAALGGDCEGAKQVNLKPSDKPMDVYKYVANLVVERLKKEAAGGDEKAKVLQDKITRKVVKQTVMTNVYGVTYVGATFQIDKQLSDVFENRNQSLELSKYLTRHVFMAIRELFHGAHLIQDWLGECSNKISRSIRLDVNEKSFKNQNKPDFMSSVIWTTPLGLPIVQPYREGSKKQVRTNLQTVFISDPFSINPVNARRQKAGFPPNFIHSLDASHMLLSASACGEKGLDFASVHDSYWTHACDIDIMNKALRDQFVALHEVDLIQRLKNEFDERYKNYVQVTNIDRSSDLAKRIIQVRAQLSEELGHSCTLADEIQHERTRQELLNSDNPEDKKKGEEMVTSVSLTSDHITAVKEVKASAYGSMPIIIPLKLPPIPPKGNFDVQETKESLYFFS
- the TUB2 gene encoding beta-tubulin (similar to Saccharomyces cerevisiae TUB2 (YFL037W); ancestral locus Anc_8.27) codes for the protein MREIIHISTGQCGNQIGAAFWETICGEHGLDFNGNYHGHDDLQKAKLGVYFNEASSGKWVPRSVNVDLEPGTIDAVRNSAMGNLFRPDNYIFGQSSAGNVWAKGHYTEGAELVDSVLDVIRREAEGCDSLQGFQITHSLGGGTGSGMGTLLISKIREEFPDRMMATFSVVPSPKTSDTVVEPYNATLSVHQLVEHSDETFCIDNEALYDICQRTLKLNQPSYGDLNKLVSSVMSGVTTSLRYPGQLNSDLRKLAVNLVPFPRLHFFMVGYAPLTAIGTQSFRSLSVPELTQQMFDARNMMAASDPRNGRYLTVAAFFRGKVSVKEVEDEMLKVQTRNSSYFVEWIPNNVQTAVCSVPPKDLDMSATFIGNSTSIQELFKRVGDQFSAMFKRKAFLHWYTSEGMDEMEFSEAESNMNDLVSEYQQYQEATVEDDEEEIDYANDDQPVIENFD
- the PER33 gene encoding Per33p (similar to Saccharomyces cerevisiae YLR064W; ancestral locus Anc_8.26), producing the protein MTGGGNANGASPSSVHQAYPLSALLRTRLRQPQFYWFLGHFLALYHFVCLHLSFWSWNNQLYHYEMCLLYVSVTYTVVLYQFYKSGQLRFVSLRQFFRILKTLDNLQYFVLVAFFLILAITQMVMISGVLYPLMVFSVFHFLNYFKENLLPFLPINSIFKNLVNNNFTNFINNYSNFFFQMAQFFEIITCLKLTLIKLPLLLVKFPVLMVTKNDLYTILASIFYLYFFKLRYLQSKSMQLLLTQLVMKADSNIPLNYKSIWLKYKNLIKVIFENLPVA